A genomic region of Trichothermofontia sichuanensis B231 contains the following coding sequences:
- a CDS encoding SUMF1/EgtB/PvdO family nonheme iron enzyme — protein MSTSFPSELPLGGRCAGEVSTHGQPPRGVPADGTPIARPASLLSSCPTPPAPLADRLQDLWAELQACRQRTLTVLATIDPDLIDRQAHPDFSPIGWHIGHIAYTEALWLLQRGIGHPPLNPAYDTLFAADGLPKAERVHLPDLATLYAYLNEVRTQVGDYWSTATIPQLEPLGRFLLQHESQHLETITLVHQLLCLAADPTASASPVALSLSPSDIGTLPVESCWDERDEMVAIPGGPFSMGSEAAMALDNEQRCHTVTLPSYWIDRYPVTWGQYARFIAAGGYDDRRWWSEAGWQWLQQAGVRGPLYAAGQRPDHPVCGVSWYEADAYARFVGKRLPTEAEWEKAASWDPFAPPAPHPHQARPYPWGEASPTASHCNYGHQVGGTTPVNQYPAGQSALGCYDLLGNVWEWTASWFAPYPGFQPYPYVGYSQAYFDQAHRVLRGGSWATQPWVLRNSFRNWYYPHVRELFVGFRCVRDP, from the coding sequence CCCCCTAGGGGGGTGCCCGCTGACGGAACCCCGATCGCTCGTCCCGCCTCCCTGCTGTCAAGTTGCCCCACTCCCCCTGCCCCGCTTGCCGATCGCCTGCAAGATCTCTGGGCCGAGCTGCAAGCCTGTCGGCAACGGACCCTGACGGTGCTGGCAACGATCGATCCAGACTTAATCGACCGTCAGGCCCACCCCGATTTCAGCCCGATCGGCTGGCATATCGGCCATATTGCCTATACCGAAGCCCTGTGGCTGCTCCAGCGGGGTATCGGGCATCCCCCCCTCAACCCGGCCTACGACACCCTGTTTGCGGCGGATGGTCTTCCCAAAGCAGAACGCGTCCATTTACCCGACCTCGCCACCCTCTACGCCTATCTCAACGAGGTGCGGACTCAGGTCGGGGACTATTGGTCAACGGCAACGATTCCCCAACTGGAACCGTTGGGACGGTTTCTGCTGCAACATGAAAGCCAGCATCTGGAAACGATCACCCTTGTCCACCAACTCCTGTGCCTAGCCGCTGACCCAACGGCATCTGCATCGCCTGTCGCACTTAGCCTGTCTCCTAGCGATATCGGGACGTTGCCGGTGGAGAGTTGTTGGGATGAGAGAGATGAGATGGTGGCAATTCCAGGGGGACCCTTCTCGATGGGGAGTGAGGCAGCAATGGCCCTGGATAATGAGCAGCGATGCCATACTGTAACGTTACCTTCCTACTGGATCGATCGCTATCCCGTTACCTGGGGACAGTATGCCCGATTTATCGCTGCGGGCGGCTATGACGATCGGCGATGGTGGTCAGAAGCGGGTTGGCAGTGGTTACAACAGGCTGGTGTACGAGGACCTTTATACGCCGCTGGACAGCGGCCAGACCATCCAGTGTGTGGGGTCAGCTGGTATGAGGCAGATGCCTATGCACGGTTCGTCGGTAAGCGTCTACCAACGGAGGCAGAATGGGAAAAAGCAGCCAGTTGGGACCCGTTTGCGCCGCCTGCCCCGCATCCCCATCAAGCTCGCCCCTATCCCTGGGGAGAGGCCAGCCCAACCGCTAGCCATTGCAATTACGGACATCAGGTGGGGGGAACTACTCCTGTAAATCAGTATCCAGCCGGCCAAAGTGCCTTGGGTTGTTATGACTTATTAGGCAATGTGTGGGAATGGACAGCCAGTTGGTTTGCCCCCTATCCCGGTTTTCAACCCTATCCCTATGTGGGCTATTCCCAAGCTTATTTTGATCAAGCCCATCGCGTGCTGCGTGGCGGTAGTTGGGCAACCCAACCGTGGGTGCTCCGTAACTCATTTCGTAATTGGTACTACCCCCACGTCCGTGAACTTTTTGTGGGCTTTCGGTGTGTCCGTGATCCCTAG